A window of Amaranthus tricolor cultivar Red isolate AtriRed21 chromosome 8, ASM2621246v1, whole genome shotgun sequence genomic DNA:
tacCGATATCTACTCCCTAGTTAAGATGTTTATAGAGTAATGGAGTTGTGATATGACACTGAAATCTGAAGAGACTGCGTTTGGTATTGGTCATTATAAAGCGAGTATGGATTCCTCTATCTCGTGATTTGAAAGCAAGTACATAGCCTAATTCTTTTCTCCCAAGGGTTACAAGTTTTAATATGGTAACCAAGTTTATAATCAACTAAAAGTAAGTCTAAATAACACTTAACAAGTTCAGATTAGGGTCGTTCTGGTGAAAAAACAGTGTACATAAGTATGCATTGAAAGAACTACAAAGGTGGTGACTGGAGTACTTACCATCTGACTAAGTAAATTTTCATCCTTGAGACAGATTAGAGAGACAAGTCCACTATTATCATCATAAGAGATCCAAGTGCAGTATTTTTTTCGTTCTAGTGCTTGTCTATCTATCTGGgcatctttctcgagccggggaaCTCTTTGGCCACATCCCTCCCTAGAgcctgatcatagtttctatgagcggaatacactgggtacaatgatgatgatgattgtcTATCTACCACTTAATTTGATCGCCAGTTCTAGGATTTGGCCGACTAAGTGATGAATGGTGATACGGATATGCATACATATAGAGACATAacttattattttctatttaatcTTATCCCATGTTCTAGGATTTGGTTGAAATACCTAATGAATGATGATACAGACATGCATACATATAGTATCTTCGTACATTCTAGGATTTGGTTGACGAACTAACTAATGAATAATGATACAATTATGCATACATATTGAAACGTATCTGTGATTTGGATGTTTTAGCTGGTTCCTCATCTTCTACGGGAAGGGTATAGATTAAATTGGAGTGAAGGCTTATCTCATCAAATGTGTAAAGGGATAAAAAGGACGTGTAAATAAATATGTTCCAGAATGCAAATGGATACCACAAAATTTctgttaggccgtgacaattcgtcacatactCACCCCGTTGGACGCATCCACAGGGCACCCATGGGCTCGGGCCCACAATTCCATGGGTAATGagtgttgacttgcatatacaCTTGATGAGGTTCATTCTTTCCCAAAACTTTAGGGTATTAGGAGTATTACCCACTGAACATTATATGTAACTCCATAACTCACTGCTTTAGTGATGTGGGATCTTtttcacatgtgaagtatttccaacaattTCTGGACAAAGATTGCttgataaagaaaatcacaattGCACTTTTTGAAAGTAAATCGCTGAAGATCGTAAATTTAACAATCATCTGATCTCAATTTAGATGTTTGTTTCTTTAGGTTGGTGGAAATCATGGGAAGGAAATGGCTACTACAACTAGCTGCCAAACAAGGCATGTAGAAAACAATTCTGAAAGGGATGGCAATTCGAGTAAAGATTTGAGTCCTTCCCCTGTTACCAGACGTTTCTTCCATCCTTGTACTTACTTTGATTTCGCAAAACAAGCTTTCCTCAAGTGTTTAGGTTTGGGTTCAGGATCCAATGAACATGAACATGAAAATTGATGTATGTATATCTGCCATTTTCTCTTTCGATGTTCATTTAGTACCTCAAAATCAGGGTAGCTTACTTTTGCTGTTACTAATTTTCTGCGGAAACCATTCTTTGAGTAAGTTAGCTGTACAGGTTTGACAGAAAACCACAAGTGCATATATAATTGACATAATGTATGAATTGTTGGCTTAACATCTTTTTATAATCCGACATTCTAAGAATACTGCATTTATTTGGAGAATTCGGGTTTTTAATTTAGGCGATGGTCTACCATTTTAATCTTACAGAGAGATCTCCAATGAATGATTTTGTTATGCGATGACAAACGGGCTACGTTCTGTGTATTTTCTGCGGGGAAACGAGTGTAATTTGTTCGTTATTGTGTAAATCTAGtgtctcatttttttttgtacTACTAGCACAAATGATATATACCGAGTTTGTTataataatccttgcataagGTTTATAAATTACTACTTTCTGTGAAATGTTAAGAGGTTTTGTGACGAAAGGGAAGTTACTATTATTGGATATATGTTATGCCATAGTTGTTTTGGGGCTGCCATTTCCCTTGTATGTTACCGCTAAGGCGCTAACCATACAATCGAGCGAGTGCTTTTCCTTATGAAAAGGATTGCATCTTCCAATCTAGAGAGGTTGGAAGCTCAATCGTCATTAGGGCTAGCTTCAGTTGGGATTCCACTTGCCCACCCGCAACTCTCAAAGAGTTGCCTGTTTGATCTGGGTTGGGTTGTTTAACCCGTATGGATTCTCGACTTGATAGGGTATTCATCTTACTGATAATTAAACATCACTGATCATAAAACATTTTCTCTTTGAGTTGggttgttgtagttgttagaTGGTTGAATCTGCTACCTAGAGTGACCCATAATAAGGTTCCGTTACTCTTGTCGATTTCTTGGACAAAGCCGCATTCACCCACTGCCACCGCCCACCCGGTAGATGAACCTGATAGAGATGGATTCTTATACAATCTAAAGCTTGAGTGATCTCCATGCAAGAGATTGATTCAAAGGAACATTAATTAAGTGTAGTCTTCACACATGAAAAGTTTGGTAGAGTAATACTATATTACAAGTATTTAGTTTATATCCAAGGCTATATCGATACAACTTATGTGACTAGTGTTTAATTCTATGTTATTGTGCTTCGTTCACTTAAGAAACCTCTTACGTGAAGGGTGAAGGGGACAACTAACGTGGTTACAATAGAAGTAATATGTACTTTCTATGTccctcttattttattttttcattttatacaagttataaaataagagaaatttagtggaaagagaaattgaCTTAGAGAAAAGAActattgtcaaaaaaaaaaagaaatggtgTGAAATGAGAGACATTAGAAGCTAAAATATCACAAGAGGAAAACAGGTTAGAGACTAGATAATGGCGAATCTTTGCTACAACTAAGAATGGTCATGAGTCCACGATTCTATTGGACTCACCCTAGATTCGCCCCTATTTTTAacatttgggtttaatttttgAGACTCATAGGATTTAAATTTAGTTTTGGgtcaaataaacaaataaataaatgtgtCTGGGTCTAGATTAAGATCAATAAccatttatttaaatttgacT
This region includes:
- the LOC130820344 gene encoding uncharacterized protein LOC130820344 isoform X1 — protein: MFDFGDEFILDNNRIPWLIWIQILVMFLLTFIILFTYFVLDSSPSNSLSTVSPTLENPSSCSGRTQVGGNHGKEMATTTSCQTRHVENNSERDGNSSKDLSPSPVTRRFFHPCTYFDFAKQAFLKCLGLGSGSNEHEHEN